One genomic region from Rosa rugosa chromosome 1, drRosRugo1.1, whole genome shotgun sequence encodes:
- the LOC133744264 gene encoding uncharacterized protein LOC133744264, whose product MSINQIELLNGSNFKKWKGDIELNLGILDYDHVLKENPPAALTESSSREAREKHDKWYKHNKMALIMIKKSMHENVKGSIPDSELAKEFFNSIAEKFKISDKAEVQNLVRSLARMKYNGKTSVREYIMKGSDIAARLRALNMAIDDSFLVYMILDSLPNEYSQLKTLYKTQKEKWSIN is encoded by the coding sequence ATGAGTATCAATCAGATTGAGCTTCTGAATGGCTCAAACTTTAAGAAATGGAAAGGAGACATAGAATTGAATCTGGGGATATTGGATTATGACCACGTTTTGAAGGAAAATCCACCAGCAGCATTAACTGAGAGTTCTAGCAGAGAGGCAAGGGAGAAACATGACAAATGGTACAAGCATAACAAGATGGCATTGATCATGATCAAGAAAAGCATGCATGAGAATGTGAAGGGCAGTATACCTGATTCAGAATTGGCCAAGGAGTTCTTTAATTCCATTGCAGAAAAGTTTAAAATTTCTGATAAGGCTGAAGTGCAGAATTTGGTGAGGTCTCTTGCAAGGATGAAATACAATGGCAAGACTAGTGTGAGAGAGTACATTATGAAAGGTTCTGATATTGCTGCAAGGCTAAGAGCACTGaatatggcaattgatgattcATTTCTTGTGTACATGATTCTGGACTCACTCCCAAATGAATATTCTCAACTCAAAACCTTGTACAAGACTCAGAAGGAAAAATGGAGTATCAATTAG
- the LOC133720608 gene encoding brefeldin A-inhibited guanine nucleotide-exchange protein 5-like, translating to MNQKMSVLRMVEKVCKDLQMLVDIFVNYDCDLEAPNLFERMNISRDAKCRSNMVVASQTTSIKGSSLLCLVNVLKSLVDWEKSCGESDRIKTLSLWKEMLQLKSLLM from the exons ATGAACCAAAAAATGAGTGTCCTTAG GATGGTTGAAAAGGTTTGCAAGGATCTTCAGATGCTTGTTGACATATTTGTGAACTATGACTGTGATCTTGAGGCACCGAACTTGTTTGAGCGGATG AATATCTCAAGGGATGCAAAATGCAGATCCAATATGGTTGTTGCGTCCCAGACTACTTCAATAAAGGGTTCATCTCTTCTG TGTCTTGTGAATGTGCTTAAATCACTCGTAGATTGGGAAAAGTCATGTGGAGAATCAGATAGAATAAAAACACTTAGTCTCTGGAAGGAGATGCTTCAGCTAAAGAGTCTGTTGATGTGA
- the LOC133727404 gene encoding ATP-dependent DNA helicase DDM1-like, with translation MLKRAFSKLKLEHVVIGKGKFHQERAKPEAEFLEEEDLIAVLREEESAEDKMIQTEISDEELEKVLDRSDLVGTPTDAAAALPLKGPGWEVVVPTAGGGMLSTLNS, from the exons ATGTTGAAAAGAGCTTTTAGTAAGTTGAAGCTTGAACATGTAGTCATTGGAAAAGGGAAGTTCCATCAGGAAAGAGCCAAGCCTGAGGCAGAATTCTTGGAG GAAGAGGATCTCATAGCAGTTCTCCGAGAAGAAGAATCTGCTGAGGACAAGATGATACAGACAGAAATCAGTGACGAAGAACTGGAGAAGGTCTTGGATCGCAGTGATCTCGTGGGGACTCCTACTGATGCTGCTGCTGCACTTCCCCTAAAGGGGCCTGGCTGGGAAGTGGTGGTTCCTACCGCTGGTGGGGGCATGCTCTCCACCCTTAATAGTTAG